One Streptomyces dangxiongensis genomic window, GTGCCGTACGGCATGGACGCCTACTGGCCCGACGGTTACCGGCAGGACTGCTCGGGCTACGTCTCCATGGCCTGGGGCCTGCCGGGCAACGAGTGGACGGGAAGCCTCGGCCGGTTCGGCGTGCGGATCACCAGAGAGGAACTCCGGCCCGGCGACATCCTGCTCCACCACAACCCGGACGACCCCCAGCGCACGGCCGGAGCGACGCCGGCCGGCACGACGACACCGGCGGCCTATCCGGGCGCGGCCTCCTTCGGGCCGGGCGCCGACAACGCGTACGTCACCCTGCTCGGCCGGATGCTGACCGCACGGGGCGCCGGCGCCTACTACGCCGACGGCCCGGGGCCGGTCTGGGGCGACGCGGACCGGCAGGCCACCCAGGCGTTCCAGCGGGCCCAGGGCTGGACGGGCGCCGACGCCGACGGGCTGCCCGGCCCGGCCGCCTGGGAGCTGCTCGCCACCGGCGAGGGCGAGGACGTCGGGGCCGGGACGCCCGGACCGGCCCGGCGACGGGCGCCCGGATATCCCGGCGGGCGCTGGTTCCGGCCGGGTGCGGCCAACGACCATGTCACCCGGCTGGGCGTGCAACTGGTGCGGAAGGGGTTCGGCCGGTTCTACCCGCTGGGTCCGGGTCCGCACTGGGGCGACGCGGACCGGCGGGCCGTGGCGGCCTTCCAGCGCGCCCAGGGCCGGCGGGGCGGCCCGGCGGACGGCTACCCGGGCCCCGACACCTGGCGCCGCCTGTTCGCCTGATCACCCCGCACCCCGCACCCCCGCACCCCGCGCCCCGCGCCCCGCGCCCTGAATCCCCGGCACCCACACCCCCCCGGCACCCACACCCCGGCACCACATCCCCCGGGCACTACCCCCCCTGCACCAACCCCCCTGCACCCCCCTGCACCAACACCCCCCGATCCCCCCCACGTAACGACACGCGTAAGACCCGTTCCCCCGTTCATGACGCATCTGGCGCGGAGGCTGGAGGCTCGCATGAGTACCACCACATCGCACACACCACCCGAGTCCGAGGGGTATCCGGACGGCGGCGCCGTGGGTCCCGTCACCCGGCCCGCCCGCCTCATCCAGAACGAGGCGACCACCGAGATCCCCGTCCATCTGCTCTTCCGGGACGATCCCGACCCGGTGCGGGCGCCGCTGAGGCCGGCCGTGGTGGCCCGCCGGCAGGGCACCGGCGAACAGCCCCGCCAGGGCCGCCCGGCCCCGGTGCGCAGGCGGCCCCAGGTGGAGGTCGACCCGGAGTTGGTGGAGCGCCCGGCGCGGGTGCTGCCCGGGGCGGCCGGGGTGCTCGCCGGAGTGTGCGGGCTCACCGGGTGCCTGACCGCGGCCTGGTGGGCGGGCCTGCTGCCGCCGCAGGCGTCGGAGGCGTTGCGCCTGCCGGCGTACGCGGGCGCGGGTCTCGGCCCGGCGCAGTGGGCGGCGTACGCCGGGGCCGGGGCGCTCGGCGCGTTCGGTTTCGGCGGGCTGACCCGGTGCCGGACCGGGCGGGCCTGGGTGCTCGGCCTGTTCGGCCGCTACCGGGGGACGGTCCGGCGCACCGGGCTGCTCTGGGTGAACCCGCTGGTGCGGCGCCGCCGGATGGACGTGCGGCTGCGGCACTGGCGCAGCGAGGCGATGGCGGCGGCGGATCCCGACGGGATGGCCCTGCGGGTGGTCGTGCTGGTGGTGTGGCGGGTGCGGGACACCGCGCGGGCCCTGCTCGGTGTCGAGGACCACGAGGGTTATCTGCGCGAGTGCGTGGAGGCGGCGCTGGCCCGGGTGCCGGTGGAGCCGGCGGGTGGGACGCGGGGCGGGGCGACGGCGGCCGGGGACGCGCTGACCCGGCTGGTGGCGGCGGAGACGGCGCCGGTGGGCGTGGAGGTGTTCTCGGTGCAGCCGGTCCGGGTGGAGTACGCCCCCGAGGTCGCTCCCGCGATGCACCGGCGCCGGATCGCCGCGCTGGACGCCCGGCAGCGGGCCAGCATGCTCAACTCGGTGGTGGACTCGGTGGAGGACACGGTCACCCGGCTGACCGTGCGCGGGCTGGTCGAACTCGACGACTACGAGCGCAAGGTGCTGGTCCGTGATCTGACGGTGGCGTTCTGCTCGGGG contains:
- a CDS encoding peptidoglycan-binding protein, which translates into the protein MTAPVFEDVDPASDCDCPGCVLRRRTDSRPRPARLGGHPAARGVVVVAAASAALGAVPPAAALTPGHPPHRQALPGDGEPGTPQGTRSPLHGPAARPPSGSTAAPVPATTRTEIVNRARTWVAARVPYGMDAYWPDGYRQDCSGYVSMAWGLPGNEWTGSLGRFGVRITREELRPGDILLHHNPDDPQRTAGATPAGTTTPAAYPGAASFGPGADNAYVTLLGRMLTARGAGAYYADGPGPVWGDADRQATQAFQRAQGWTGADADGLPGPAAWELLATGEGEDVGAGTPGPARRRAPGYPGGRWFRPGAANDHVTRLGVQLVRKGFGRFYPLGPGPHWGDADRRAVAAFQRAQGRRGGPADGYPGPDTWRRLFA
- a CDS encoding SPFH domain-containing protein; protein product: MSTTTSHTPPESEGYPDGGAVGPVTRPARLIQNEATTEIPVHLLFRDDPDPVRAPLRPAVVARRQGTGEQPRQGRPAPVRRRPQVEVDPELVERPARVLPGAAGVLAGVCGLTGCLTAAWWAGLLPPQASEALRLPAYAGAGLGPAQWAAYAGAGALGAFGFGGLTRCRTGRAWVLGLFGRYRGTVRRTGLLWVNPLVRRRRMDVRLRHWRSEAMAAADPDGMALRVVVLVVWRVRDTARALLGVEDHEGYLRECVEAALARVPVEPAGGTRGGATAAGDALTRLVAAETAPVGVEVFSVQPVRVEYAPEVAPAMHRRRIAALDARQRASMLNSVVDSVEDTVTRLTVRGLVELDDYERKVLVRDLTVAFCSGRGEPV